TCGTCGCGTTCTGCGGCGTCACGGAGGCTTTTCGTCGGTGCAGCGAGCAGTTGTCCGACGAGTGCATCCGCGAGCGATTCGACGGTTTCGCGCTGTTCAGCGGTGAGTTCATCCGCTGCATCGAGCTGTGAGAGCGCAGTCTGTAGCTCTCGTTGTTTGATGCGTTCTGCCCCCTCATACATGGCGGCGATGACCTCATCTGCCTGCTTTCGTTTGTACTGAGTGAGAAGCCGGTCGATCGCCTCATCGATCATCTCCTCGACCTGTCGGGCGGCCCCGCGGCGGGCTTCTGTCGTCTCGGCCGTAATCGATTCGAGTGCGTCGAGATCGTACAGCTCCACGCCCGGAAATGAGCCGACGGTCGGAGCGATATCACGAGGCTGAGCGATATCGATGAGTAGCGTCGGATCATCACTTGCGTTCACCATCGAGCGGTCGATGATCGGGGTATCGCTACCTGTGGCGCTGACGACGATGTCACAGTCCGCGATCGTGTCCGAAAGCGAATCGAGACCGATGGCACGGGCACCGTCAAGGGCATCCACGAGGTGCTCGGCGTGTTCGGTGGTTCGGTTGGCGACGATGAGCTGGTTCACGTCGGGAGCGAGCGCGCTCGCCGCGATCGTACCCATCTCACCCACACCGACGACCATCGCCGTCGCAGAGGCAAGTTCGGTTTCCCGGTTGGCCAACTCCACGGCCGCACTTCCCAACGAAACGACGCCTTCGTTGATCGTCGTCTCACTTCTCGCCCGCTCTCCAACGTGGATTGCCTTCGTCAACCCCGTTTCAAGCACGGGCCCGACGGCGTCCATCGACCGTGCGGTCAGATACGCATCCCGTAACTGACCGAGGATCTGGTCTTCGCCGAGGACGAGCGATTCTAGGCCACAGGCGACGCGCATCAGGTGTCGTAGCGATCCCTCGTGGTCCAGTTCACTGATAGCCGCGTCGGAAACGTCGGGGCGGACCGTTTCGAGAGCCTCCCGACCGGTAGCAGACGAATCAGTGACGACGTAGGTTTCGACCCGGTTGCACGTCTGGATACAGACGGCTTCGGTGACAGCGGACTGATCGAGCACTGATTCGATGATTTCCGAGTCGGATCTCGAACACGCAGTCTCGATCGTGTCGATGTCGGCGTTGCTGTGGCTGATGCTCCATCCCGTGATGACGCCAGTCCCGGCAGTCATTCCGTTTCACCCAGTTCAGAAGCGATGACTTCGCTCACTGCTTGCTCCGTGTTCGTATGGCTATCACCTAAAGCCTTCCAAACGCGATCGGACCGCACGACAGCGCGGAGGGCCGATCGTCGTTGTTCCGGTGAGACGTCGTTTAGTGCCGCTCGAAGAGATCCCGTTACTCGTGCCATCTCACCTGCATCCTCGATGTGAGGCTCGATCCGTTCTCGGAGCACGCGGGTCAGCGCCGGACTCCGTCCCCCCGTCGAGATGCCCACGACGACCGGTTCCGACCAGACGGTAGCGGGAACGGCGACATCAGAGACCGTTCTGTCGGCTCCAGCCGCCTGATCGGCTCGGTTGACGAGCACACCACGATCGTGGCCAGCGGTGGCGATCGCGTCATTCAGTGCCGTTCGATCGGTGGCTGCGACGATCACCGCCGGATCGACGCGGTCGATCCAGTCACCGACAGCAGCCGGTTCGGGCGCGGCGCGGACGCGAGCCGCCGAGCCGAACGACTCCTCGACGAACGTGGGACTGACGACCACCACGTCGGCTTCGCGGTCGAATGTGCGGGCACGGCGCGCACCGACCCGCCCACCCCCAAAGACGAGCACCCGAGTACCGGTAAAATCGTGTAACAGGGGAATCACGCTGACCCCGTGTCCGACAGCCGATCGTCGAGCCTGATGCCCGTTTTTTTCAACACCGACGTCGAGAACAGCGTGTCCCACTGGTCGGCATCGACGTCCCAAAACTCGGCCATTCGATCTCGAATCGCCCGGATCCGTCGGTCGCTTTCGGCGTCAGTGCGACCGTGGGTCATCGCAAAGAAGTTGTACGGCCACACGTCCTCGTGGCGTGGACGCTCATAACAGTGGGTGACGTACTCCAAAGATGCGATCTCCGGTCCGACCGCTTCGACGAGATCGTCCGGGACGTTCCACACAGTCATCCCGTTTTCCGTATACCCGAGCGCGTAGTGGTTTGGAATCACGCCGATGCGCCGGATCTGCCCGCGCTCGTTGAATCGTGCGATCGTTTCGAGCGTCCAGTCGAGCGGCTGGTCGATGGCCCGCCCAACGTCGGCGTACGGTGTCTGTGTCAGTGGTAACCCGTCCTGAATCTCCCGGAGTAACACCCGTTCCGCAGGCGTGAGTCCCGTCTGCTCGGCGGAGATCGGATCGGGAGCGGGTCCTAACTCGGAGAGGTCGAGTCCGGTATCGCGTAGAGGTCCATCGATCGGAAACTTCGCCTCGACGCGGAACTCCCTCTGTTTTGGCATGTTGTACGTCGGCTGTCCGGTTTCAGACTCGATGGTGTCCAACACATTCTCTACGCGGTCGGCGTCGGCTACCGACACGACGAACCACATGTTGAGATGGGGGTGCTCGCGCTCGTAGTTGTGGGCGATCTCCCGGTGGTCATTGACCTGCCGTACGATCTCCTCGAACCGTTCTTCTGGGGCGTGCATAGCCACCAGCGTCGCCGTGCCCCCGATCGCTTCGGCGTTGATGAGCGGTCCGAACCGCGTGAGGACACCCTCTTCCGACAGCGTCCGGATCCGATCAAGAAGCTCGTTGGCTGTCACGTCGATCGATCGGTCACCGAGCGCGTCGGCCGCCGCTTCGAACGGTCGTGCTGTAACCGGAAATCCGCCCTGAAACCCATTGATGATGGCCCGATCGGTACGGTCCAACTCCTCGGTGCTCATGTGCTTTCTCCGGGCTTTCTTCCCATAAACGACGCGTTCGTCTCGAGGTACTGTCTCAGCGTGACCACAGGAGAAGATCCATTACAACAATCTAATGTTATGAATATAATGGAATAATAATCGGTCGAATCGTCACCGTTACTCGAAGCGGGCAAGCAACGATCCCGAAAGAGATCGGGAACAGTTGGAGCTTCCCGTATCGGAGAAAGTCCGGTTCATCCCCAACGAGGACTGTGTATCCGAACTCAATACGGAAGCACCAACAAGGCGACGCTCAGAAACGGGATAAGCAACAGCAGCATGGCGACAGCGTAGCCGAACAGTTCACGGGCCTTGAGCCCGGTGATCGCTAGCAGGGGAAGCGCCCAGAACGGATTGAGCAGGTTGGTGTGTGCATCCCCGACGGCGTACGCGATCGTCGCCTGCCCGACCGGAACGCCCAACTGTTGTGCGGCGTCCACGACAGAGGGCCCGAGTACGATCCATTCCCCACCGCCCGAGGGCACGAAGAGGTTGACGACCGAACCGGTGAGCCACGCGATAACGGGGAACGTCTCGGCTGTCGAGACCGACAGCAACGTTTCGGCCAGCCGCTCTGACAGTCCGGAGGCGTTCATCATTCCTTGGATGCCCGCGAAAAAGGGAAACAGAAGGATGATCCCTGATGCGGCTGAGGCCGCTTCCTCGAACCGCTCGCGGTAGACGGCCGGCCGGGTGTACAGGGCGACGCCGAGAAACAGGAAGCCGAAATTGACGACGTTCAGCGTGAGTGCATCCAGACCTTGGGTTACGAACAGGAACGCCACGTACGACAGCCCCGTCAGTGCGATCACCCCGCCGAGCACACGGCTGTTGTCGATGCGCTGGGCTGGGGCCTGTGGATCGGTCGGGGGATCGCTTCCAGCCCGGTCCCGGTCGAGTTCCTCGGCGGAAAGATACGTGGAGATGGATCGAGACCGGGCGGGAGAGGGAGTAAGCAGCGCCAATGCGACGGCGGCGTACCCGATTCCGAGAGTGGTCAACGCAAGCGCGTAGGGGTGGAAGATCGTTCGAGTGGTGCTGATGACGCCGTCAAGCACGCCGAGTTCAATGAACTCGTTTCCCTCGGTAGCGAGCAACAGCGGCGCTGATCCCGACAGCCCCCAGTGCCACGTCAGTCCCAGTCCCATGTATCCCGCCACGCACAACAACGGGTAGTGGACGTCGACGCCGTTCTCATCGGCAGCGATCCCCATCTCGCGGGCAAAAATGGCCCCGAGGATGAGACTGAACCCCCAGTGTACCCACGCCATGGCCATCGAGAACACGCCGACCATCACGACCGCCTGCCGACCGGTCGATGGGAGCTGTGCCAGCTGCCGAAGTCTGCCGTTCACTCGTGGATGATACGCGATGACGAATCCAGTCATCAGAATGAGAACCATCTGCATGCCGAACGAGAGAAACGTCCAAAACCCATCGAACCAATGGCCGACCATCGCGGTCGGCCCGACTCCTTCGAGAACGATACCTGCGACGAACACCACGTAGCTCAGGATGATCGCAAACAGAAACGGACTCGGCATCCACCGCTCTACGACGCCCGCAAGCCGGTGGCCCGCCCGCTCGAACCAATTGCCGCTTCCCGCACTTGTCCATTCTGGCGACATACTGATCGTGTATCTAATTGTATCTGCTTAATGGTTGGTACTGTACGGGATGGAGAACCGCTACCGTGTGGATCGAACGGTTCATAGCGAGATCATTTATTAGTACGTAAACAACGCGAAATCGACGACGTTCTCGCGTTCGATACTGATTTTAACGGGGTCGTTACTCGATACGATACGCTCGATTACGTGTGACCTCTCTTTGTGATGGTTAGTACCATTCCTTCTCGATGAACTGGTCTGCGAGACTGAACGCACCTCGAGCAGCGGCCGTCTCGGGGTCTTCGGGCGCGATCACGTTGACCTTGTGTTGGAGTTCCTCGCCGAGCCGGCGTTCGAACGTTTCGGGTAACCCCGGAACCGCGGCCATCCCACCGGTGAGAGCGATCGGTTCGTTGAGAACGTGTTTGTATACTTTCGTGTGATCGGTGGCCAGCTGTGGGAGGAACTCGTTTGCGATCGCGTCGACAGCGTCGTCGACGTACCGGTCGAGTGCGTCCATCACGCTGCGTTCGATGGTGAACTCGTGGGTCCCTCCGCCGGGTTGCTGGATAACGTCGGTAAACGGCCGAAAGTCGTTGAAATCACCGTGTTCCTCCTTATACTCTCTCGCCGTGGTCCCATCGATGTGGACCCGGCCTTGGGTCTCTTCCTCGACGTTGGTAGCGATCCATCGGTCGACTTCGTTTCCAGCGATCGATCCCGTCGTGAACCGCGATAGCTGTTTTCCATGGCGGTATGCACACGCACCGATGTTCGTCGATCCCATATTGATCGATATAAAAACGCGCCCGATCGCTGTCAGTTCCGAGCCGAACGCGGGAATCGATCCACACAACGACTCCGGATAGCCCCGGATGAGCCGACCACCGATAGCGGTCCGTTCGATCACGTCGGTCAGGTTCCGCAATCCGGTTTCGTTGTTGATCGCCGGAATGGCGTACACTGCAACGCTGTTCGTCGGAAGGTCGTTCTCATCGACGATCTGCTCGAAAAACGTCGCCGTGGCCGCCGCCCGATCATCGTCCTCGGGGAGTCCCGTCCGCAGCATGAACTCCACCCGCTCGGGATATTCGTACGCCGCTTTCTCACCGTAGATGACCTGCGTCGTTCCCGACAGGACATCCTCGTATTGGGCCAAACAGGTGAGTGTTGCGTGGGTCTCGATCCCCGACTCGTCCGGTCGAGCGATGACGGTTCGCGTACTCCCGATCTTGATCCCGATCGGAACTGGACCGTCTCGATCTCCCCGGACAGGCGGTGTCTCCCCAAGCATACGTCTCTCTTTCAAAGGCAGACGGATAAACGATCACAGATCGATCGTGGATCAGGCATCGACGTGGCCTTTGAGTCGATGAACACGTTGGTATAGCTGCCGTAGCAACTGGAGCGGGAACGATTCGTTGAGACGGTAGTCGGTACGTCCGTTCCGGATCGCTTCGGCGACTGCTTTGGGAGTGGATTTCTCGGTGTCAACCCGCGTGTACGCCCGTCCGACTTCGAAGGGGTAATGGGCGTCACTACCACCGATGAGAGGTGTGTCGTCCGCTTCAGACAGCTGTTGGATCTGATCGATCGGTACGGAGCGCTTACCGTTGACTTCGTAGGCATCGAACGGCAAATCAAGATCACGAACCACGCTGTTCCGAAACGGATGAGCTACGATCGCTGCACAGTCTCGGGCGTGTGCGATATCGATGGTTTCCTCCGGCGTGAGTGCTCCCGGCGTCGTTCGCGTGGGAGGGTCCGGTCCGATCACCAGCATGTGACCGGCGCTCGTCGACACCTCAACCCCCGGAATGAGGGTTACTCCCCTCGTATCGATGTCGAGACAGCTGTAGTAGTCGTGGTTGGTCACTGCGACGGCGTCGAGTCCACGCCACTGTGCGAACGCCACTAACAGACGCGCGCCGACCGGGTCGTAGCTGGTCGGACCGCTGAACGCGTGGAAAAACCGGGTGTGGGTGTGAAGATCTACTGTAATCATTGTGTAGACGCCATGATCGGCCTGGCAGGCGGTCTGAAATGGTCGAATCCACTGATGTGTGAAATGCACGTGATAGATGGGGGCCCGTTCACCATGGTTCAATGAAATCGACAGTGCATTCCCGGCGTGTGATAACAGTGTGTCTTTCTCGCCCAAAGGGTTTCTTTCCTGCGGAGACGAACCACGTCTATTTGTAGATGGAACACCAACAGTCAGTAATTATCGCGTATGGGCCGTTTTAACGCCGGAATCGAATCGTGCGAACGATCGACCGTGGCAAACAGCATTTGATATCCACCAATACGACAGTATGAAGGATGAACACATCGATTCGGGCGATGACTCGTCGACGGCCGTTTCTCCCGACAACGATCGATGGTGGATCGTACTCAATCCCTCAAGTGGGACGGGAAATCACGTTGAGGAGGTTCGGTCGTACGCGGCTGATCGAGGACATACGGTTATCGAAACGGAAGCGGCGGGTGATGCGGTCGAACTGGGGAAAGAAGCCGCCCGCGAAAACATCTCTCGGCTCGCCGCGTGTGGTGGGGATGGGACGATACACCAGGTCGTCGATGGGTACGATCGGGCTGGATCCCTCTCCGATGTAACGTTCGGCGTGCTTCCTGCTGGCACTGGGAACAACTTCGCGCAGAATCTCGGCGTGGAAACCATCGAACGGGCGTTCGAGCTGCTCGAAACAGGTGAGCGTCGACGGATCGACGTTGGAGTCGCCGATGGTGAACTGTTCACGAACTCCTGTATCGCGGGTATCACAGCACAGACAAGCTCCGAAACAAGTTCAGAACTCAAAGAACGGTTCGGAACGCTCGCGTACGTCCTCACCGGAATACGACAAGCAGCCGAGTTCGACCCGCTTCACGTAGAGATCGATACTGGGGCCACCGCTCCGGAGTCCACGTGGCAGGGAGAGGCGCTCTGTATCCTCATCGGGAACGCCCGGCGGTTCGTGGGCAACGGCGGACAAGCAAACGCAGAGGACGGTCTCTTCGAGGTGCTGATCGTCGAAGAGATGCCGACGAACGACCTCCTCACCGAAGCCGCGATACAGCGGTGGTTCGGAGAAACGACCGAACATATGCTGCGTTTTACGTCCGATCATCTAGAGATAACGAATCAACAGGACACCGAGGTCGAGTTCAGTCTCGATGGAGAGATACGTTCTCATCAGAAGCTGTCGCTGAATATCCGCCCGCGGGAGTTGGAGATCGTCGTGGGACCGGAGTACGCCCCAGAGCCGGACTGACATCCTCCCGCCCTAAAGGGCGAGGCTTTCTTCTCGTACTTCTGTAACCACACCGACAGCGAAGGCACACCCCGGTCACAGACGAACTGTTTTGTAGGATGAACAGCAGGGAAGACGTACATGGGAACTGATTCCGACGGTCCAACCGGTGCAACGCTCTCGTATCGCAAGATCCTCGAACGGGAGATGGAAAGCGCGCTCAAAGAGATGGATCGGCCGGTGCTGGGGACGTTCATCTCTGGGTTCTCTGCGGGGCTCAACCTGAGCTTCGGTGCGTTGTTCATGGCGATGGTGCTGACATTTTCCGGTGGGTTTGGCTCAGAACTCACGAAACAGGTCGTCCTCGCTGGTGTCTCTTCGATCCCGTTTCTGTTCGTGGTTATCGGACAAACTGAACTGTTTACCGCCCATTCGACGATGGCGGTCCTCCCCGTTTTCGATGGGCGCGCGTCGATTTCCGATCTGGGACGCATTTGGAGCGTGACGTACGTCTCGAATCTGGTTGGGTGTGGTGCATTCGTCGCCCTGATCGTCGCTATCGGTGATCCGATGGGTATCGCCGAGCCTGCGGCGTTCGGCTCGCTTGCTGGGGCGTTAGTAGGGCTTCCGTGGTGGGTCATCGTGCTCTCGGGAGTCATTGCCGGGTGGTTGATGGGATTGGCGACGTGGCTCTCAGCCGCCAGCCGCGACACGATCGGCCGCATCATCTTTGTGTTACTCACCACTGCAGCCATCGGATTCGGCCCGTTTCACCACGCTATCCTCGGCACGACAGAGGTGCTCTCAGCAGTGGCGCTCGGCACGGGCGTCACGCTCGAAGCGTTCGGACTCTTCTTGTTGTGTACGACGATCGGAAACATAATCGGCGGGACCGTTTTCGTGGGCCTGATCAATTACGGCCACATCGCTCTGGCAGGCGAGCAGAAAGACGTCGAATTCGAAGCGAAAGAGATGGACGATTCCTGATTCGAGGGGTATATCTTCGCTGGCGTGTTTTCGCCCGGTAATGCACGATTTCATCGTTGTGGGTGCGGGACCTGCCGGTTCGCGGTTTGCCCGCAGCGCGGCCGAGCGAAACCACGACGTGCTCGTGTTCGAACACGGGGAGATCGGTCGACCCCTCGCCTGTTCTGGACACGTTAGCACAGACATCTGGGAGTACGTTCCTGCGGACGCCCGGGATGAACTCTTTCAAAACGAGATCCGGGGTGCACGGTTTCATATCGGCGGGCCGGAAACGGACGGTGAGCCGTTCTACAAGGACGAACCGGTCTCGAACGCCATCGACCGGGTGGGGCTGGATAAAACGCTCGCGCGCATGGCCGACCGAGCCGGCGCGGATGTCCGTGATCAGCACACCGTGACAGCCCTCGAAGAGCACCGCGACCACGTCACAGTGACAGTGAACGGTCCAGACGGAACCGAGCGCCACGACGCGCGAATGGTTGCAGGCTGTGACGGTCCTCGGTCACGGGTACGCCGGGAGTGTGATCTGCCCCAACCCGAGGAGTTCCTCCATGGGGTGTTGGCGTTCGATTCGACACCCGACCACGAAGCGTTCGTGGACGTTCATCTCACCGTTCCGGAGTTTTTCGCGTGGCGCATTCCACGCGGCGAAGCGGGGGTCGAGTACGGGTTGGCGGTCGCTCCGGACAGCGACGTGTCGGGGCGCTTTTCCTCGTTCTGTGATGCCTACGGCGTCGATGTCTCACACCGTTGTTCGGGGGCGATCCCGATCGGTCCACCGCGCCGAGTGATCGGCCGACGCAGCTTCCTCATTGGCGATGCAGCCGGCCAGACCAAACCGTTCACCGGCGGCGGTATCTTGTATGGCATGCGCGCCGCCGACCATGCTGCCCGCGAGATCGATCCGACTCGTCCCGGAACGCTCGGTGAGTACGAACGCGCGTGGCGAGACGACCTCAGCACCGAGATCCGTCTCGGGCATTGGGTTCGGCGTGCGTATTCGCTCCCGTCTGCCGTCCAGTCAGCCGGGTTAGACGCTCTATCTGGCGAAATCGGTGTTCATATGGATCGACCGTCGACGTTGTTCTCACGCGAACAGTTACGAGCTGTGCTCTCTGCTTCCGAACGGTAAGCTCGTCACTCCGATTGCCACTCCGCCGGCCGAAACCGTGGATATTAGCCGTGAAATTCTATACCCTAGAGTATGGTCAAGATAAGCGTAGAGATACCAGAAGAACTGCTCGACGATCTCGACGAACACGTCGGGGAAGACGGGAAGTTCGTCAACCGGAGCGATGCCATTCGGGCGTCGGTCCGGAAGACGCTCGATCTGCTCGACGAGATCGACGAGCGACACGGTCGATTGGAGACGGATGAGTGAAGATCGCCCCCAAGACAGCACACGGGCACCTGATTCGCTCGTACTGTCCGTTTCCGCGCTCGTGTTGGTGTCACTGTTCATCACGGCACTCGTCACCGCTCAGCTGACGGCCGCGAAGGTGATCGAGTTCACCCTTCCGGTAGCGATACCGGTCGCTGGTAGCTCGCTCGCCATGCCCGGTGCAGCGCTGGCCTACGCGCTCACGTTTTTCGCCTCGGACTGCATCACGGAGCTGTACGGCAAGCGATCGGCCCAGATGGTGGTGAACGTCGGATTTTTCATGAACATCGTGTTGCTAGCACTCGTCTGGAGCACGATCTGGGCCCCCTCAGCCCAAACCAACGCCGTCGATCCCGATGCCTTCCAGACGGTACTTGGCGCGAGCACGAACATCGTTCTCGGAAGTCTCACAGCCTATCTCCTCAGTCAAAATTGGGATGTAATCGTGTTTCACCGGCTGCGAGAAGCGACCGGCGGCGCGCAGCTCTGGCTTCGCAACATCGGCTCAACCGCAACAAGCCAGCTGATCGATACGGTCGTCTTCGTCGGGATCGGGTTCGTGATCGCCCCCGTTCTGTTGGACACCGGCGCACCGCTCTCGTGGGGTGCTGTCGCTCCGCTCGTCGTGGGACAGTACCTGCTGAAACTCCTCATCGCGCTGCTGGATACGCCGTTCGTGTACGTGGTCGTGGGGTTCGTTCGATCGAACCGATCGAAAACCGCGGTGACGGCCTGAGAAGCGTCATTCGATTCGCTCGGCGAAGCCGAAATTCGGCTTCACGTCTGTGACGACCACCCGGACGGTTTCTCCCGCCTCGGTGTCGGGAACAAACAGGGTGTAGCCGTCGACCTTGGCGATGCCGTCGCCTTCGTGACCGGTGTCGACGATCTCGACGGTGGTCTCGACACCAGCTTCGAGCGGGACCGTGATGTGACCTTTGCCGACCAGATACAGCTCAGAAGACTCATCACGGGAAGCGTCGGGGTGGACGGCACGGACGTATTTGAACTCCGATTCGATCTCCGCTCGGAACGCTGCCAGATCGGAGCCATCGAACACCTTCACGACGAAATCTCCACCGGGAGCTAACACTGCCATCGCTGTGTCGAACGCCTGCCGGGCAAGATGGATCGAACGCGCGTGGTCGAGGGAGTACTCTCCGGTCATATTCGGTGCCATGTCCGAGAGAACGACATCGGCCACGCCATCTCCCGTGGATTCCTCGATCCGATCTGCAACCCGTTCACGGGTTTCATCGTCGGTCATATCGCCCCTGATCGTCTGTACGCCGTCGATCGGGTCGATGCGTTGGCGATCGACGCCCACCACCGTCCCCTCCTCGCCGACGCGCTCAGTGGCAACCTGAAGCCATCCTCCCGGAGCCGCCCCGAGGTCGACCACCGTCGCACTCTCGTTGAGCAACGTTGTCGCCTCGTCGAGCTGTTTGAGCTTGTACGCCGCGCGCGAACGGTAGCCTTCCTGTTTGGCCTTATTGTAGTATTGATCTCGGTGACTCATGGTCTCACTACGTGCTGCCTGTTTCTGTTCAGTGCGAACACTGCAGACGACGCCTCGGTCATACCGAGAGTGAGGCGGTCGACCCGGAAAGGCACACCGGATGGTCCGCACACGCCCGATAGATATATCGATTGAGAATTCAATCGATGAATATCAGGTTAATTACCATGATATCCACTCGAGTGCTCCGCTACTGAACGGTCGTCCCACCGCGTCATACACGGTCTCCATCCACACTATGACAAGTATTCCAAACGTCTATCATCCATTGTTTAGACAAAGGAGTCGAGAACATCCGGATGAACTGCGAAACGGTCCAGGGTGGTGCTGGCACCCCAAACTGGTGTTCTCCCAGAGAAGAGAACGAAGTTCGATACAACTTCTTCATCGAAAGCGGCTCCGTCTCGGTCGGCCTGAACAAGCCGTAGGCTTTCCGACGCTCTCGGGCGGTTTTCGTGTATCTCAAGGAGTGCAAACGATCCGAGTGAGGAGACGCTTTTGTCCACCGACGCCGGGTAACTGCCGTTAGCGAACGCCCTCCAACCACGAGCTGTTCAACGGATTTCATTTCGAGCCTGTTATAGTCGTCACGGCCTACTGTCTTGGCAGTGATTCGTGCTGCGTTGAACTTTCCACCGTCGGGGAACGACGGCTCAAAGGCGGTCGTCATCGGAGGCGTCCTGTTCGGCGTGCTCGGAGCTGTAGGTGCCGGAACGACAGTGTTGCTCGAAACGCGACTTTTCGATTTCGGGCCGCGTTTTCTTGCTGGAGAGAGCGCGTGGCGTCAGTCTTCCCCTCTCCTCGGTGGGGCTGTCGTCTGCTATGCTGTCATATCTCTGATTCTGCGAGGCTATGACATCGCCGTCTTGCGTGCCGTCGTCAGAAGCGACGAACCCACTGCGCCGGTATTTCGTCTGAGTGCCGTCTTCGATGGGATCAGAGCGACCGTAATCCTCCTGGGGTATTTCGTGCCATCGCTCGCGTTGGGAATCGTCGGTCTCTCTCTTCGACGACCGACTGGACAAGGACTGCACTGGGTACTCAACGCGATGGGTGCGGTAACGCTTCTGCTCGGACTGTTCGCACTCATCGTCGCCGCGTATCTCCTGCCCGCAGCCACAGCTTTGTTCGCTACCCGACGGTCGATCCGGGCAGCGTTCGATCACGTCGCACTCCGGTCCTGTGTCGTTACGGAGGATTACGTCGTTGGCTGGGTGATCGCAGGCTTGCTTCGGATCGTCCTGCTTCCCATCACGATCGCGTTACAGACGCTGCTCATCGGCTTTTTCCTCCGGTTTTACCTGCGCGTCTCCGTCCAGTATCTGTATGGACTGTCGGTTTCGAACGCGTTCGAAACCGAGACAGGACACCACTGA
The sequence above is drawn from the Halocatena salina genome and encodes:
- a CDS encoding DUF4013 domain-containing protein codes for the protein MNFPPSGNDGSKAVVIGGVLFGVLGAVGAGTTVLLETRLFDFGPRFLAGESAWRQSSPLLGGAVVCYAVISLILRGYDIAVLRAVVRSDEPTAPVFRLSAVFDGIRATVILLGYFVPSLALGIVGLSLRRPTGQGLHWVLNAMGAVTLLLGLFALIVAAYLLPAATALFATRRSIRAAFDHVALRSCVVTEDYVVGWVIAGLLRIVLLPITIALQTLLIGFFLRFYLRVSVQYLYGLSVSNAFETETGHH
- a CDS encoding formate/nitrite transporter family protein, which encodes MGTDSDGPTGATLSYRKILEREMESALKEMDRPVLGTFISGFSAGLNLSFGALFMAMVLTFSGGFGSELTKQVVLAGVSSIPFLFVVIGQTELFTAHSTMAVLPVFDGRASISDLGRIWSVTYVSNLVGCGAFVALIVAIGDPMGIAEPAAFGSLAGALVGLPWWVIVLSGVIAGWLMGLATWLSAASRDTIGRIIFVLLTTAAIGFGPFHHAILGTTEVLSAVALGTGVTLEAFGLFLLCTTIGNIIGGTVFVGLINYGHIALAGEQKDVEFEAKEMDDS
- a CDS encoding geranylgeranyl reductase family protein yields the protein MHDFIVVGAGPAGSRFARSAAERNHDVLVFEHGEIGRPLACSGHVSTDIWEYVPADARDELFQNEIRGARFHIGGPETDGEPFYKDEPVSNAIDRVGLDKTLARMADRAGADVRDQHTVTALEEHRDHVTVTVNGPDGTERHDARMVAGCDGPRSRVRRECDLPQPEEFLHGVLAFDSTPDHEAFVDVHLTVPEFFAWRIPRGEAGVEYGLAVAPDSDVSGRFSSFCDAYGVDVSHRCSGAIPIGPPRRVIGRRSFLIGDAAGQTKPFTGGGILYGMRAADHAAREIDPTRPGTLGEYERAWRDDLSTEIRLGHWVRRAYSLPSAVQSAGLDALSGEIGVHMDRPSTLFSREQLRAVLSASER
- a CDS encoding ribbon-helix-helix domain-containing protein codes for the protein MVKISVEIPEELLDDLDEHVGEDGKFVNRSDAIRASVRKTLDLLDEIDERHGRLETDE
- a CDS encoding queuosine precursor transporter — translated: MSEDRPQDSTRAPDSLVLSVSALVLVSLFITALVTAQLTAAKVIEFTLPVAIPVAGSSLAMPGAALAYALTFFASDCITELYGKRSAQMVVNVGFFMNIVLLALVWSTIWAPSAQTNAVDPDAFQTVLGASTNIVLGSLTAYLLSQNWDVIVFHRLREATGGAQLWLRNIGSTATSQLIDTVVFVGIGFVIAPVLLDTGAPLSWGAVAPLVVGQYLLKLLIALLDTPFVYVVVGFVRSNRSKTAVTA
- a CDS encoding 23S rRNA (uridine(2552)-2'-O)-methyltransferase, with amino-acid sequence MSHRDQYYNKAKQEGYRSRAAYKLKQLDEATTLLNESATVVDLGAAPGGWLQVATERVGEEGTVVGVDRQRIDPIDGVQTIRGDMTDDETRERVADRIEESTGDGVADVVLSDMAPNMTGEYSLDHARSIHLARQAFDTAMAVLAPGGDFVVKVFDGSDLAAFRAEIESEFKYVRAVHPDASRDESSELYLVGKGHITVPLEAGVETTVEIVDTGHEGDGIAKVDGYTLFVPDTEAGETVRVVVTDVKPNFGFAERIE